The Candidatus Sulfotelmatobacter sp. genome has a segment encoding these proteins:
- a CDS encoding insulinase family protein, with protein sequence MTLRLAGTWIAALFAPLLAAAPVGAAVSILPDSTVQDVWRLDNGLKVVVHHISTTHHVAMTLVWPTGSDADPPGQTGHAALLAELEFTGAAGDIPERTRAEMATIRPAGWAAACSPRATQLTEIATLLQFPGALHQFATRLRGVTVSDASLTRAIASLRSDLDARRRPTSNVELYGAVRDLARGSWNPDDADAGLRALARVRPAQLQAELARTFTPARAVLSLAGNLSGINLHSLIQNEFGGIPAGAKVADPPVAKLSPASRTIPRKGLQQPAGVVGVLAPALDDTLQPSFYFATLMFATSLPKEWGSPTAPLTSRFQFSLFDDPEMVRFYPPPDTSSGGGSDAGLENRVDTAARNLAAMIIPPDADAAVIRATSWLLGGSMPPEILGRAARDPSVLATVALNQGVRELWGGEPFWSEYRRRFMTYGHAYDYWLDWLLNRNHRVELVLTPAK encoded by the coding sequence GTGACTCTGCGACTCGCAGGAACCTGGATCGCCGCCCTATTCGCGCCGCTGCTCGCGGCCGCGCCAGTGGGCGCCGCGGTCTCGATCCTTCCCGACAGCACGGTCCAGGACGTCTGGCGGCTGGACAACGGCCTCAAGGTGGTCGTGCACCACATCTCCACCACTCATCACGTCGCGATGACGCTGGTCTGGCCGACCGGTAGCGACGCCGATCCGCCCGGACAGACCGGACACGCCGCCTTGCTCGCCGAGCTGGAGTTCACCGGCGCGGCCGGCGACATCCCCGAGCGGACTCGAGCCGAGATGGCGACCATCCGGCCAGCGGGCTGGGCGGCGGCCTGCAGCCCACGCGCCACCCAGCTCACCGAGATCGCGACCCTCCTCCAGTTTCCTGGCGCGCTCCATCAGTTCGCGACGCGCCTGAGGGGGGTGACGGTTTCGGACGCTTCGCTCACACGTGCCATCGCCTCGCTGCGATCCGATCTCGACGCGCGGCGCCGGCCGACCAGCAACGTCGAGCTGTACGGAGCGGTGCGCGACCTCGCGCGCGGCTCCTGGAACCCGGACGACGCCGACGCCGGCCTGCGCGCCCTCGCGAGGGTGAGACCCGCCCAGCTCCAGGCGGAACTGGCCCGCACCTTCACTCCGGCGCGCGCGGTGCTCAGCCTGGCTGGCAATCTCTCCGGCATCAATCTGCACTCGCTCATCCAGAACGAGTTCGGCGGCATTCCGGCCGGTGCGAAAGTCGCCGATCCGCCGGTCGCGAAGCTCTCCCCGGCGAGCCGCACGATTCCGCGCAAGGGGTTGCAGCAGCCTGCCGGCGTGGTGGGCGTCCTCGCGCCGGCGCTCGATGACACGCTCCAGCCATCGTTCTACTTCGCCACCTTGATGTTCGCGACCTCGCTGCCGAAGGAATGGGGGTCGCCCACCGCACCACTCACTTCACGGTTCCAGTTCTCGCTGTTCGACGATCCCGAGATGGTGCGGTTCTATCCCCCGCCCGACACCAGCAGCGGCGGCGGAAGCGACGCCGGTCTCGAGAATCGGGTCGACACCGCGGCCCGCAATCTCGCCGCGATGATCATTCCGCCCGACGCCGATGCCGCGGTGATTCGCGCGACCTCGTGGCTGCTGGGCGGCTCGATGCCGCCCGAAATTCTCGGGCGAGCGGCTCGGGATCCATCGGTGCTTGCCACCGTCGCGCTGAACCAGGGGGTGCGAGAGCTATGGGGAGGTGAACCGTTCTGGTCGGAGTACCGGCGCCGGTTCATGACCTACGGCCACGCGTACGACTACTGGCTCGACTGGCTGCTCAATCGCAACCACCGCGTGGAGCTCGTGCTGACTCCCGCCAAGTAG
- a CDS encoding 4a-hydroxytetrahydrobiopterin dehydratase: MTSPRLKLSDSEIASALKTIPGWSVEGGKLHRRYQFADFIEAWGFMSSAALVAQQMDHHPEWSNVYHTVTVDLVTHDLKGISTRDVELATRMEALASR, from the coding sequence ATGACGAGCCCACGCCTGAAGCTGTCGGATTCGGAAATCGCCTCGGCGTTGAAAACCATTCCCGGTTGGAGCGTGGAAGGCGGAAAGCTCCACCGCCGCTACCAGTTCGCGGACTTCATCGAAGCGTGGGGCTTCATGTCTTCCGCCGCGCTCGTCGCGCAGCAGATGGACCACCATCCCGAGTGGTCGAACGTGTACCACACCGTGACGGTGGACCTCGTGACGCACGACCTCAAGGGAATCAGTACGCGCGACGTCGAGCTGGCGACGAGAATGGAGGCGCTGGCGAGTCGCTAG
- the udk gene encoding uridine kinase: MLTGRRILIGIAGGSGSGKTLVARTIVRELGSDRVVIIDQDSYYRNLEDIPLRDRDARNFDHPDAFDQDLLRRHVRELLAGRSIAQPVYDYNEHRRLAETRNVGEHDVIVLEGILIFTDAELLALMDIKLYIDADPDVRFIRRLRRDLVERGRSVDSIIRQYEESVRPMHLQFVEPSKRHADVIIPEGGHNQVAIAVMKGMIRELLRERGTDVTPRVPAL, from the coding sequence GTGTTGACCGGACGGCGCATTCTGATCGGCATTGCCGGCGGCTCGGGATCCGGAAAGACCCTGGTCGCGCGCACCATCGTCCGCGAGCTGGGCTCCGATCGCGTGGTCATCATCGATCAGGACTCCTACTACCGGAACCTCGAAGACATCCCACTGCGCGATCGCGACGCGCGCAACTTCGATCATCCCGACGCGTTCGACCAGGATCTGCTGCGCCGTCATGTCCGCGAGCTGCTGGCCGGGCGCTCGATCGCCCAGCCCGTCTACGACTATAACGAGCATCGGCGGCTCGCGGAGACCCGGAACGTCGGCGAGCACGACGTGATCGTGCTCGAGGGCATCCTGATCTTCACCGACGCCGAGCTGCTCGCGCTCATGGACATCAAGCTTTACATCGACGCCGACCCCGACGTGCGCTTCATCCGCCGCCTGCGGCGCGACCTGGTGGAGCGCGGCCGCTCGGTGGACAGCATCATCCGCCAGTACGAGGAGAGCGTGCGGCCCATGCATCTGCAGTTCGTCGAGCCGTCGAAGCGCCACGCCGACGTGATCATTCCCGAGGGCGGGCACAACCAGGTGGCGATCGCGGTGATGAAGGGCATGATCCGCGAATTGCTGCGCGAGCGAGGAACCGACGTGACGCCCCGCGTGCCGGCCCTCTAG
- a CDS encoding NADH-quinone oxidoreductase subunit C — protein MRFDQLGLRNRRSVPWSAVPLEPIASFRETVIAAVADGWRPAAFFGMPETGSETRLVAILAHDERGELGATSARVADGFPSLTPECPQVHLFEREIAEQCGVTPEGHPWLKPVRRHPPDHMVADRRAAPADREAYPFFRAQGAELHEVAVGPVHAGVIEPGHFRFQAHGEEVLFLEIVLGYQHRGVERLLESRERTGALLVAESIAGDTVIGHAEAYCGALEALARSRKSPRGQAIRGCALELERIANHLGDLGALAGDVAFAPGAAIFGRLRGEALNLLMTLSGNRFGRGLIRPGGVGFDVPPEMAAEARARLGALRAEFLRAADMLFDNGSVQGRFEGTGILPLRNCVELGCVGPAARACGMARDVRLDHPWGLFRFAHIPVATAPSGDVAARAMVRRLEVERSLEFLIEQLGALPRGATRAEAETLLVPDELAVAMVEGWRGEIVHVAVSDSRGGVRRWKVKDPSFHNWSALAVALPGNAISDFPLCNKSFNLSYAGHDL, from the coding sequence GTGAGATTCGACCAGCTCGGGCTTCGCAACCGGCGCAGCGTGCCGTGGTCGGCGGTTCCGCTCGAGCCGATCGCATCGTTCCGCGAGACCGTCATTGCGGCGGTCGCCGACGGCTGGCGTCCGGCCGCGTTCTTCGGGATGCCCGAGACCGGATCGGAGACCCGCCTGGTCGCGATTCTCGCCCATGACGAGCGCGGCGAGCTCGGCGCCACCAGTGCGCGGGTCGCGGATGGGTTCCCGTCGCTGACGCCGGAATGCCCGCAGGTCCATCTCTTCGAGCGCGAGATCGCCGAGCAGTGCGGCGTGACGCCCGAGGGGCATCCCTGGCTCAAGCCGGTGCGCCGCCACCCGCCTGACCACATGGTGGCCGACCGCCGCGCGGCGCCCGCCGACCGCGAGGCCTATCCGTTCTTCCGCGCGCAGGGCGCCGAGCTGCACGAGGTGGCGGTCGGACCGGTTCACGCGGGAGTGATCGAGCCCGGGCACTTCCGCTTCCAGGCGCACGGCGAGGAGGTGCTGTTCCTCGAGATCGTGCTCGGGTATCAGCATCGCGGCGTGGAGCGCCTGCTCGAGTCTCGCGAGCGCACGGGCGCGCTGCTGGTCGCCGAATCGATCGCGGGGGACACCGTGATCGGGCACGCCGAGGCCTATTGCGGCGCGCTCGAGGCGCTGGCGCGCAGCCGCAAGTCGCCCCGCGGCCAGGCCATCCGGGGCTGCGCGCTCGAGCTGGAGCGGATTGCCAATCATCTCGGGGACCTTGGGGCGCTGGCCGGAGACGTCGCGTTCGCTCCGGGTGCCGCCATCTTCGGCCGATTGCGCGGCGAAGCGCTCAACCTGCTCATGACCCTGTCGGGGAACCGGTTCGGTCGCGGCCTGATCCGTCCCGGTGGCGTGGGCTTCGACGTACCTCCCGAAATGGCGGCCGAGGCGCGCGCGCGGCTCGGCGCGCTGCGCGCGGAATTCCTTCGGGCCGCCGACATGCTGTTCGACAACGGCTCCGTGCAGGGACGGTTCGAGGGCACCGGGATCCTGCCGCTCCGGAACTGCGTCGAGCTCGGGTGCGTGGGACCGGCGGCGCGCGCGTGCGGGATGGCGCGCGACGTTCGCCTCGACCATCCCTGGGGCCTCTTCCGATTCGCGCACATCCCGGTCGCGACCGCGCCGTCGGGCGACGTGGCGGCCCGCGCGATGGTGCGCCGCCTGGAGGTCGAGCGCTCGCTCGAGTTTCTGATCGAGCAGCTCGGCGCGCTGCCGAGGGGTGCGACGCGCGCCGAGGCGGAGACACTGCTGGTGCCGGACGAGCTGGCGGTGGCGATGGTGGAGGGCTGGCGCGGAGAGATCGTGCACGTCGCGGTGAGCGACTCGCGCGGCGGAGTCCGCCGCTGGAAGGTGAAGGACCCCTCGTTCCACAACTGGAGCGCGCTCGCGGTCGCGCTGCCCGGGAATGCGATCTCGGATTTTCCACTGTGCAACAAGAGTTTCAATCTGTCCTACGCGGGCCATGATCTCTAG
- a CDS encoding proton-conducting transporter membrane subunit, translated as MRLGALVLVPILGAVAAYFDAPARRSRWLVGAALLHLAMVAWAWGSPPATSAIGWLRFEPLGGLVLTLVSVVFVAVAFYAVGYLRREDPRGGRAFVSALLAFLASASMVSLTHHFGLLWVGMEATTLTTAPLIYDPRDRHSLDAVWKYLLVCSVGIAIALLGTFFLATAQLAATRGGGAALVLEDLVAEAPRFHPVWLRAAFVLLLVGFGTKMGLAPMHTWLPDAHGEAPSPISALLSGALLNLAFLAILRALQVVNASAHPEFARTLLIGFGLLSVAVAAVFLLGQLKYKRMLAYSSVEQVGILALGAGLSGTAAWGALFLMWCGSLAKAALFMSTGSIFIRYGSKRTAEVSGVGRVLPLTAVLLAVGLFAVSGSPPFGTFLGEIALLSGAIRTGRLGVAVAVLALQAAIFASMAAAIFGMVLGRPAAEVVSERGPEDRWLTLPPLVLLAGAALLGSYLPPALRGAFDAAARAIGGAAP; from the coding sequence ATGCGGCTCGGCGCGCTGGTGCTGGTGCCAATCCTGGGCGCGGTGGCGGCCTACTTCGACGCGCCGGCGCGCCGGTCGCGCTGGCTGGTGGGTGCCGCGCTGCTGCACCTGGCGATGGTCGCGTGGGCCTGGGGTTCACCGCCCGCGACCTCGGCGATCGGCTGGCTCAGGTTCGAGCCGCTCGGAGGCCTGGTGCTGACGCTGGTGAGCGTGGTGTTCGTGGCGGTGGCGTTCTACGCCGTGGGCTACCTTCGACGCGAGGATCCGCGCGGCGGGCGCGCGTTCGTGAGCGCGCTGCTCGCCTTTCTGGCGTCGGCCTCGATGGTCTCGCTCACCCACCACTTCGGGCTGCTGTGGGTGGGCATGGAAGCCACGACCCTCACCACCGCTCCCCTCATCTACGACCCGCGCGACCGGCATTCGCTCGACGCGGTATGGAAATATCTGCTGGTGTGCTCCGTCGGCATCGCGATCGCGCTGCTCGGCACGTTCTTCCTGGCCACCGCGCAGCTGGCAGCCACCCGCGGGGGCGGGGCGGCACTGGTGCTCGAGGATCTGGTGGCCGAGGCGCCGCGGTTCCATCCGGTATGGCTCCGCGCCGCGTTCGTGCTCCTGCTGGTCGGTTTCGGCACCAAGATGGGCCTGGCTCCGATGCACACCTGGCTGCCCGACGCGCACGGCGAGGCGCCCTCGCCGATTTCCGCGCTGCTTTCGGGAGCGCTCCTCAATCTCGCCTTCCTGGCGATCCTGCGCGCGTTGCAGGTCGTCAACGCCTCGGCGCACCCGGAATTCGCGCGCACGCTGTTGATCGGCTTCGGGCTGCTGTCGGTGGCGGTGGCTGCGGTGTTCCTGCTCGGACAGCTGAAATACAAGCGCATGCTGGCCTACTCGAGCGTCGAGCAGGTGGGGATCCTGGCGCTGGGGGCGGGGCTGTCGGGGACCGCGGCGTGGGGGGCGCTGTTCCTGATGTGGTGCGGGTCGCTGGCCAAGGCGGCGTTGTTCATGAGCACGGGGAGCATCTTCATCCGATACGGGTCGAAGCGGACCGCCGAGGTGAGCGGCGTGGGACGAGTGCTCCCGCTCACCGCCGTCCTGCTGGCGGTGGGACTGTTCGCAGTCTCCGGATCGCCGCCGTTCGGGACGTTCCTGGGCGAGATCGCGTTGCTCTCCGGAGCGATCCGGACCGGCCGGTTGGGGGTGGCGGTCGCCGTGCTGGCGCTCCAGGCGGCGATCTTCGCCTCGATGGCGGCCGCGATCTTCGGGATGGTGCTGGGCCGGCCGGCGGCCGAGGTGGTGAGCGAGCGCGGGCCCGAGGATCGTTGGCTCACCCTGCCGCCCCTGGTGCTGCTCGCGGGAGCGGCGCTGCTGGGGTCTTACCTGCCGCCCGCGCTGCGCGGCGCGTTCGACGCGGCCGCTCGGGCGATCGGAGGGGCCGCGCCGTGA
- a CDS encoding NADH-quinone oxidoreductase subunit H: MSASSLVALALVLGIAPALPGVAARTVAALTGRRGAPLFQPYLDIARLLGKGSVTSATTTWVFRAAPIAIPATAVVAGLLLPLDGRRALLAFPGDLVAFAALFALGRFALVLGGLDTGSSFEGMGASRELAFASLTEPALLLGLAALALTTGTPSLTGMLGAPLAQAWAQSSATLVMVAVSLFIVLLAEAGRVPVDDPATHLELTMIHEVIVLDHGGPDLAMMLYGSALKFALFGVLVLGALVPRSGLTPVTSIGVLAAGLLALAVVVGVVESLMARLRLARVPQLLLAASALSVLGVLLRVR; the protein is encoded by the coding sequence GTGAGCGCCAGCTCGCTGGTGGCGCTCGCGCTGGTCCTCGGGATCGCGCCGGCGCTGCCGGGCGTCGCGGCCAGGACCGTTGCCGCGTTGACCGGCCGCCGCGGCGCGCCGCTGTTCCAGCCCTACCTCGATATCGCGCGGCTGCTCGGCAAGGGCTCGGTCACCAGCGCTACGACCACGTGGGTGTTTCGCGCGGCGCCGATCGCCATTCCCGCCACGGCGGTGGTCGCGGGCCTGCTGCTGCCGCTCGATGGCCGTCGCGCGCTGCTCGCCTTCCCGGGCGATCTGGTGGCGTTCGCGGCGCTGTTCGCGCTCGGCCGCTTCGCGCTCGTGCTGGGTGGCCTCGACACCGGCTCGAGCTTCGAGGGGATGGGCGCCAGCCGCGAGCTGGCGTTCGCGAGCCTGACCGAGCCCGCCCTGCTGCTCGGGCTCGCCGCCCTCGCGCTCACGACCGGCACGCCGTCGCTCACCGGAATGCTGGGCGCGCCGCTCGCGCAGGCCTGGGCGCAGTCGTCGGCGACGCTGGTGATGGTGGCGGTGAGCCTGTTCATCGTCCTGCTCGCCGAAGCCGGGCGCGTGCCGGTGGACGATCCGGCCACGCATCTCGAACTCACCATGATCCACGAAGTCATCGTGCTCGATCACGGCGGTCCCGACCTGGCGATGATGCTCTACGGGAGTGCGCTCAAGTTCGCGCTGTTCGGCGTGCTGGTGCTGGGCGCGCTGGTTCCGCGCTCGGGTTTGACGCCCGTGACCTCGATCGGCGTGCTGGCGGCCGGCCTGCTGGCGCTGGCGGTGGTGGTGGGCGTCGTGGAATCGCTCATGGCACGGCTGCGCCTGGCGCGGGTTCCGCAGTTGCTTCTGGCCGCCTCCGCGCTCTCGGTGCTCGGCGTGTTGCTCCGGGTGCGATAG